A genomic window from Triticum urartu cultivar G1812 chromosome 7, Tu2.1, whole genome shotgun sequence includes:
- the LOC125521962 gene encoding protein CURVATURE THYLAKOID 1B, chloroplastic-like isoform X2 yields MAALLCISTPAAAALPHLPRGRAPPCDVALAAPVPARLSLRRRGLPTTGLRCSRTEVGVTDAIRMAAATPFGHNLVAVDIVGDEVAADKLGFKEMATYVIYGTGAFFAGWVLSAVVSAIDSIPLLPRILEMVGLGYTVWFSSRYLLFKENREELFAKAYDLKMRIVGSGDA; encoded by the exons ATGGCGGCCTTGCTCTGCATCAGCACCCCCGCCGCTGCCGCCCTTCCCCACCTCCCGCGCGGACGCGCACCCCCGTGCGACGTCGCGCTCGCCGCTCCGGTGCCTGCCCGTctctccctccgccgccgcggcctcCCAACTACAG GGCTGCGCTGCTCCCGCACGGAGGTGGGGGTTACGGATGCAATAAGGATGGCCGCGGCCACGCCGTTCGGGCACAACCTGGTGGCGGTGGACATCGTCGGTGACGAGGTGGCTGCCGACAAG TTGGGCTTCAAGGAGATGGCCACATATGTCATATATGGCACCGGTGCTTTCTTTGCCGGATGGGTTTTGTCCGCTGTTGTTTCAGCAATTGACTCCATCCCCTTG CTCCCAAGAATACTGGAGATGGTGGGCCTCGGATACACGGTTTGGTTCAGCTCACGGTATCTTCTTTTCAAG GAAAACAGAGAGGAATTGTTTGCCAAAGCTTATGATCTCAAAATGAGAATTGTTGGATCCGGCGATGCATGA
- the LOC125521217 gene encoding uncharacterized protein LOC125521217, whose amino-acid sequence MESSSCQIQSTDAPLAHGASQALVCAPAESSIGDAGGAALDLQMELNSTCEGIALSAPASEQSTGGDNPQAPGWTKIIRMGRAPDERPPCAARMSALEMALPSYAEKKTKTVIVPALGSNFDTLGEAYGYYNLYSWEIGLGVRYGKRRLNVEKEQNACRR is encoded by the exons ATGGAATCGAGTTCTTGTCAGATCCAGTCGACAG ATGCGCCTCTGGCCCATGGTGCAAGCCAAGCTTTAGTATGCGCGCCTGCTGAATCCAGCATTGGCGATGCCGGGGGTGCCGCACTGGACTTACAAATGGAGTTGAACAGCACTTGCGAGGGGATTGCTCTGTCCGCACCGGCGTCCGAGCAATCTACAGGCGGAGACAACCCTCAAGCCCCTGGATGGACTAAAAT AATCCGTATGGGGCGTGCACCTGATGAACGACCCCCATGTGCTGCCAGGATGAGTGCGTTGGAAATGGCATTGCCAAGTTATGCAGAAAAGAAAACTAAAACTGTCATAGTTCCTGCTCTGGGAAGCAACTTCGATACACTGGGGGAAGCCTATGGTTACTACAATCTATATTCATGGGAGATCGGCCTTGGAGTAAGATATGGCAAACGCCGGCTAAATGTCGAAAAAGAACAAAATGCATGTAGGAGATAG
- the LOC125521962 gene encoding protein CURVATURE THYLAKOID 1D, chloroplastic-like isoform X1: protein MAALLCISTPAAAALPHLPRGRAPPCDVALAAPVPARLSLRRRGLPTTGLRCSRTEVGVTDAIRMAAATPFGHNLVAVDIVGDEVAADKLQLGFKEMATYVIYGTGAFFAGWVLSAVVSAIDSIPLLPRILEMVGLGYTVWFSSRYLLFKENREELFAKAYDLKMRIVGSGDA, encoded by the exons ATGGCGGCCTTGCTCTGCATCAGCACCCCCGCCGCTGCCGCCCTTCCCCACCTCCCGCGCGGACGCGCACCCCCGTGCGACGTCGCGCTCGCCGCTCCGGTGCCTGCCCGTctctccctccgccgccgcggcctcCCAACTACAG GGCTGCGCTGCTCCCGCACGGAGGTGGGGGTTACGGATGCAATAAGGATGGCCGCGGCCACGCCGTTCGGGCACAACCTGGTGGCGGTGGACATCGTCGGTGACGAGGTGGCTGCCGACAAG CTCCAGTTGGGCTTCAAGGAGATGGCCACATATGTCATATATGGCACCGGTGCTTTCTTTGCCGGATGGGTTTTGTCCGCTGTTGTTTCAGCAATTGACTCCATCCCCTTG CTCCCAAGAATACTGGAGATGGTGGGCCTCGGATACACGGTTTGGTTCAGCTCACGGTATCTTCTTTTCAAG GAAAACAGAGAGGAATTGTTTGCCAAAGCTTATGATCTCAAAATGAGAATTGTTGGATCCGGCGATGCATGA